From a single Ornithodoros turicata isolate Travis chromosome 8, ASM3712646v1, whole genome shotgun sequence genomic region:
- the LOC135366712 gene encoding replication protein A 14 kDa subunit-like has protein sequence MRVNGNLLPRYQRKTVFLLGRVLQSDPKGMSFKIESSDNQVIQVILKSPLQEPVEGFVEVEGEVTAKNAILCSDYVLLSPSVTEKFDMATYNKVIEVIHAHPSHYPVQSI, from the exons ATGAGAGTGAACGGAAATTTGCTTCCCAGGTACCAGAGGAAGACTGTATTTCTACTAGGACGGGTGCTCCAG AGTGACCCCAAGGGAATGTCGTTCAAGATCGAATCCTCCGACAACCAAGTCATTCAAGTCATTCTAAAGTCTCCA CTTCAAGAGCCAGTGGAGGGCTTTGTTGAAGTTGAAGGAGAGGTTACCGCCAAGAATGCCATTTTGTGCTCGGATTATGTATTGCTTTCCCCTTCCGTGACGGAAAAGTTTg aCATGGCTACTTATAACAAAGTTATCGAGGTGATCCATGCCCATCCATCACATTATCCAGTTCAAAGCATCTAA